Proteins from a single region of Antechinus flavipes isolate AdamAnt ecotype Samford, QLD, Australia chromosome 2, AdamAnt_v2, whole genome shotgun sequence:
- the LOC127551847 gene encoding pulmonary surfactant-associated protein A-like isoform X1 — MMVLLHLFSLLLLERAFIGSCLESQENEEQPIIGSAIRCQGSWIAGLHGRDGRDGRDGLKGEKGDPGEIPSCSQVHPPQFGPPGIPGPPGPPGIQGRKGEPGGEGPRGIPGVPGLRGLPGLPGPPGLSAPVENQSPITNEQLKIISQLQARVLKLETALELYGSAVQVGKKFFATSGLASDFSTANKTCYMLGGVIATPRNADENAGILKLVVKHNTYGFIGIMEGKKPGTFHYLDGTTLRYSNWYSGTPDGQGSENCVEMYTDGTWNDRSCSKSRLTLCEF; from the exons ATGATGGTTCTGCTGCATCTGTTCAGTCTCTTGCTCCTAGAGCGAGCATTCATCGGATCCTGCTTAGAGTCACAAGAAAATGAAGAGCAACCAATTATAGGCTCTGCCATTCGTTGCCAGGGTTCTTGGATAGCTGGATTGCATGGACGAGATGGACGAGATGGGAGGGATGGACtcaagggagaaaagggagaccCAG GTGAAATACCTAGCTGCTCCCAGGTACATCCACCACAGTTTGGACCTCCAGGAATTCCAGGTCCACCAGGACCTCCAGGCATCCAGGGCAGGAAAGGAGAACCAGGCG GTGAAGGACCCAGAGGCATTCCAGGAGTTCCAGGGCTACGAGGACTTCCAGGACTTCCAGGACCTCCAGGCCTATCAGCACCTGTAG AAAATCAATCTCCTATAACTAATGAGCAACTGAAGATCATCTCACAATTACAAGCACGTGTCCTTAAATTAGAAACTG CCCTTGAATTGTATGGAAGTGCTGTTCAAGTGGGAAAAAAGTTTTTCGCCACCAGTGGTCTGGCTTCTGACTTCAGCACAGCCAATAAAACTTGCTACATGTTGGGAGGCGTTATCGCCACTCCAAGGAATGCGGATGAAAATGCGGGTATCCTGAAGCTCGTGGTAAAGCACAACACATACGGCTTCATTGGtataatggaggggaaaaagCCAGGGACTTTCCATTATCTGGATGGGACCACTTTGCGCTACAGCAACTGGTACTCAGGGACTCCAGATGGGCAAGGAAGCGAAAATTGTGTGGAAATGTACACAGATGGTACATGGAACGACAGATCCTGTTCTAAAAGCCGCCTCACTCTCTGTGAGTTTTGA
- the LOC127551847 gene encoding pulmonary surfactant-associated protein A-like isoform X2, translating to MDEMDEMGGMDSREKRETQVGEKQQCTGEIPSCSQVHPPQFGPPGIPGPPGPPGIQGRKGEPGGEGPRGIPGVPGLRGLPGLPGPPGLSAPVENQSPITNEQLKIISQLQARVLKLETALELYGSAVQVGKKFFATSGLASDFSTANKTCYMLGGVIATPRNADENAGILKLVVKHNTYGFIGIMEGKKPGTFHYLDGTTLRYSNWYSGTPDGQGSENCVEMYTDGTWNDRSCSKSRLTLCEF from the exons ATGGACGAGATGGACGAGATGGGAGGGATGGACtcaagggagaaaagggagaccCAGGTGGGTGAAAAGCAACAGTGCACAG GTGAAATACCTAGCTGCTCCCAGGTACATCCACCACAGTTTGGACCTCCAGGAATTCCAGGTCCACCAGGACCTCCAGGCATCCAGGGCAGGAAAGGAGAACCAGGCG GTGAAGGACCCAGAGGCATTCCAGGAGTTCCAGGGCTACGAGGACTTCCAGGACTTCCAGGACCTCCAGGCCTATCAGCACCTGTAG AAAATCAATCTCCTATAACTAATGAGCAACTGAAGATCATCTCACAATTACAAGCACGTGTCCTTAAATTAGAAACTG CCCTTGAATTGTATGGAAGTGCTGTTCAAGTGGGAAAAAAGTTTTTCGCCACCAGTGGTCTGGCTTCTGACTTCAGCACAGCCAATAAAACTTGCTACATGTTGGGAGGCGTTATCGCCACTCCAAGGAATGCGGATGAAAATGCGGGTATCCTGAAGCTCGTGGTAAAGCACAACACATACGGCTTCATTGGtataatggaggggaaaaagCCAGGGACTTTCCATTATCTGGATGGGACCACTTTGCGCTACAGCAACTGGTACTCAGGGACTCCAGATGGGCAAGGAAGCGAAAATTGTGTGGAAATGTACACAGATGGTACATGGAACGACAGATCCTGTTCTAAAAGCCGCCTCACTCTCTGTGAGTTTTGA